Genomic window (Synergistaceae bacterium):
CGGCGCCCCTGTCCACCGAGGCCTTCTGCGAGGGCCTGCTGAATGCGGGCGCGGCCCTCGTGACAGTGCACGGACGCACCCCTGCACAGAGGTACGAGGGGGAGGCGGATGTATCCCTGCCCGTTACGCTCGCGAGGCTCTTTCCCGGCAGGATATGCGCCAGCGGGGATATATTCTCGGTCGAGCAAGCGATCGAGTACCTGGACGGGGGCTGCTCGGCGGTGATGCCCGCAAGGGGCGCGATAGCCGACCCCTTCCTGGTCCCTAGGATCCTTGCTCGCCTGGGCTGCGACGTGGTTGCAGAGCTGTTGGATCCCTCGCTGGAGATGCGGATAGAGATGTTGACGGGCTTCGGCGACGATGTGAGCTCCGAGGCCGATCCCCGCATAGCCTGTCTGATGGTGAAACGCCTCCTCCCGGGTATGTTCAAGGGGCGGCCGGGGGTGGGGGCTCTGAGGCGCGCCGCCGCGACGGTCCTCTCGTGGGACGACCTCAGGGAGATGATTATGGAGTCCGAAGGGTTTTTCGAAAGGAGAGAGTTTCATAGTGGATGCGCAGAATGAAAGAGACGTCCTCAACGCTCGCTCCGCGGAGGCCGACGAGGTCTTCGGGGACGAGATAGTGCGCCAGCGAACGGACAAGCTGGAGAGGCTCCGCTCGGAGGAGGGGTACAACCCGTTCCTCCACGAGAAGTGGGAGTGGAGGCACCACCTCGACTATGTCCGAAAAAACTTCGACCACCTCGCGGTTGACGAGACCGACGAGTCCGCCGAGATAGTCACGGCCGGCAGGGTGATGACGCTCCGAAAGCACGGCAGGGCGATGTTCGCGAACCTTGCAGACGAGACGGACACCCTGCAGCTCTACCTCCAGCTCAACGCGATGGGCGAGGAGGAGTACTCCTTCGCCAAGAAATGGGTGGACACGGGGGATTGGGTCGGAGTGGTCGGCTATCCCTTCAGGACCCAGCGAGGAGAGCTCACTCTTCACGTCAGGAAGTTGGTGCTGCTGAGCAAGGCGCTGCGACCGCTACCTGAGAAGTGGCACGGGCTGAAGGACACGGAGCTGCGCTACCGCCGCCGTTACACGGACCTGATCGCCAACCCGGACGTCCGCGAGACCTTCCGGAAACGCTCCAAGATCATCGCCTCCATCAGAAAGACTTTGGAGGACCACGGCACTCTCGAGGTCGAGACGCCGATACTGTCGGTGCTCGCAGGCGGTGCGAACGCACGGCCGTTCAAGACCT
Coding sequences:
- a CDS encoding tRNA-dihydrouridine synthase family protein encodes the protein MTVTIGGLRLSNPVLLAPMAGITIPPLRRLFARLGAGATHTEMISCAGLLAGGDGSKGPATKTERMLSVMEGEAPVVLQLFAGDEETLYRGASLALEVRPGFPALGINMACPMPKVLKKGAGSRLLDRPETAFGMVRRMAGFGMPVWPKIRKSPPSAPLSTEAFCEGLLNAGAALVTVHGRTPAQRYEGEADVSLPVTLARLFPGRICASGDIFSVEQAIEYLDGGCSAVMPARGAIADPFLVPRILARLGCDVVAELLDPSLEMRIEMLTGFGDDVSSEADPRIACLMVKRLLPGMFKGRPGVGALRRAAATVLSWDDLREMIMESEGFFERREFHSGCAE